The Streptomyces sp. HUAS MG91 sequence GCTGGTCGCGCAGTTCCCCGCGCCCCTGAAACGAGCTCCGCTCGTCCAGGGGCGCGGCCACCGGCCGGCACCAGGAAGTGGTGCTCGGGTCACCGGGAGGCGGCGGCCACCCGGCGTCCCCGGACCCGCACCCCGATGACCTGATCCATCAGCGCCCCCAGAACATCCCGCACAGACGCCCGCGCCCGCGCATCACACTCCACGACCGGCACCGAGTCGCCCACCCCCAATGCCTCCCGGATCTCCCCGAGTTCAAAGCGCTCCGAGCCCTCGAACCGGTTCACGGCGAGCACGAACGGCGCCCCGTGCGCCTCGAAGTAGTCCAGCGCGGGGAAACAGTCCTCGATGCGCCGGGTGTCGACGAGGACGACCGTGCCGAGCGCCCCTTCCACCAGGTCGTCCCAGAGGAACGAGAACCGGTCCTGCCCGGGCGTGCCGAAGAGATACAGCGCGATCGTCGGATCGAGCGTGATGCGCCCGAAGTCGAGGGCGACCGTGGTGGTCGTCTTGCCCTCGACGCCCGCCAACGAGTCGACGCCCACCGAGACCTGGGTGATCGCCGCCTCGGTGTCGAGCGGCTCGATCTCCGAGACGGCCCCGATGAAGGTCGTCTTGCCGACCCCGAGCCCACCACTGACCACGATCTTCACGGCCAGCGGGGCGACGCGTTCAGAGCGCCCTGACATGGTCCCTGATCCTTTCGAGGGTGTGGAGCGGCAGCTCCGCGGTGTGCGAACACGACAGCCGGCCGCCCACGACGAGGTCGGCGATGAGCACCTTGGCGACGCCGAGCGGCACCCCGATGGCCTCGGCCACATGGGCGACGGTGGTGGGTTCCTGACAGAGCGTCACGATGCGCCGGTGCTCGAAGGCGAGCGGCGCGCCGCCGTCCGGGGCGTCCACGTCCACCGCGACCACGAGGGTCTCGAGCCGCAGATCGGCCTGGGCGGGCCGCACCCGTCCGCCGGTGATGATGAAGGGACGCACGAAGGCTTCCGACGAGTCGCCGGGCTCGCGGGACTCGCTCATCGCGGCAGCGTCTCCCGCAGATCGGCGATGAGCGTCGGCGTGAGCAGGTCTCCGGCGCGCTCGGCGAGCACCGCCATCTCGTAGCCCACGAGGCCGAGTTCACCGCTGCTGTCCGCGAGCACCCCGAGACAGCTGCCGTCCCTGATCGCGGAGACCAGCAGGAAGCCGCGGCCCATCTCGATCATGATGAGTTTCACGCCGTCGAAGCTGTACCGCTTGGAGGCGCTGCGGGCGAGGCTGGAGAGTCCGGAGACGATGGCGGCCAGATGGTCGGCCTCGGTCCGCCCGAGCCCTTCGGAGACGGCGATGAGCAGTCCGTCCGAGGAGACCGCGACGGCGTCGCGCACCCCGTCGGTGTTGCGGACGAAGTTGGCGAGCAGCCAGTTGAAGGTCTGCGAGTCGCCCCGCGTGTCGACGGTGGTCACTTGTCGCCCTGCCCTTCGCCGGTGTTCTGCTCGGTGCCCTCGGGGGCGGTTTCCCTGGCGGCCCGTTCCCGCTCCACGCTGATGGATCCGCGCATGTGGGCGCTGCGCAGCCCGGACAGCATTCCGGAGACGTCCTCGGGGCTGCGCTCGACGGCGGGCCCCTCGGGTGCGGGCCTGGCGGGCGCGTCCGCCTCGGTCACGGCCTTCGCGATGGCGCTGCGCTGCGGGCGCTTGACGAGCCCGTTGCGGGTGCGGGACGCCGACGACGCGGACCTGGGTGCCGCGGCCGCGGCGACGGTCTGCTCCCGGCGCGGGGCGGGCAGCACGGCCTCGCCGCCGCCGGTGCGTCCGGCCGTGACGGGCCGGGCCGCGGCCGCCTTCACGGCCCTCTCCCTGGGGGTCTCCCCCTGCGGCGCGGCGGGCCCGGCCGCCGTCGGCTCCGCCTCGGTGAGCAGCGTGGACGGGATGAGGACACGGGCCACGACACCGGCGGCGGGCGCCTCGCCGAGGCGGACCTCGATGCCGCACTTGCGGGCGAGCGCGCCGACCACGAAGTGGCCGAGGAACCGGGTGGGTTCGGCCATGAAGCTGGCGGTGCCGGAGAGCCGTACGTTGGCCTCGGCGAGCGCCTGGGTGTCCATGCCGAGCCCGTGGTCGACGATCGCGATGAGGTACCCGGCGCTGGTGCGCCGCCCCTCGATCTCCACGTCGGAGTCGGGCGGCGAGAAGCTCAGCGCGTTCTCCACCAGCTCGGCGATCAGGTGGGCGAGTTCGGCGACGACGGAGCCGGACACCTGGGCGGGCTCGACCCGGCGCAGGGTGACGCGGCGGTACTCCTCGACCTCGGAGAGCGAGGCGCGCAGGACGTCGTTGACGGAGAGCGGGGTCGCCCAGGTGCGGGGGCTGGACTCCCCTGCGAGGACGAGCAGGGACTCGGCGTTGCGGCGCATACGGGTGGCCAGGTGGTCGAGTTCGAAGAGGTTGGCGAGGGTGTCGGGGTCGGCGTCCTCGTGCTCCAGCTTGTTGATGAAGCCGATCTGGCGGCGCACCAGGTTCTGGTTGCGGCGGCCGAGGCTGACCAGCGACTCGGTGGCGTTCCTGCGCAGCACGGCCTGCTCGGTGGCGAGGTCGAAGGCGGCGCGCTGCACCCGGTCGAAGGCGTCGGCCACCTCGCGCACCTCGGCGCCGGCGCGGGCGTCGAGCCCGAGCGGCGCGGGCGGCGCGGGCGCCTCGCCCCCGGCGGCGGACTGCACGTCGGCGACGGCCCGCGGCAGCCGCACCCCGGCGACCTCGCGGGCCTCCTGGGCGAGTCCGCTGAGCGGCGCGGACACGGATCGTACGCAGTCGCGGGCGAGGGCGGCGAGGGCGCCGATCACGGCGAGCGCGAGCAGCACAAAGAGCAGCAGGTCCCGCTGGGCGGAGCTCTCCAGCTGGGCGGCGCGCGCCTCGACGTCGGAGCCGATGGAGATCTGGACGTCCCGCAGGCCGTTGATGGTCGAGGTCATCGTGTCCCACCAGGCCATGGGCGGGACGTCGGCGGCGGCGAGGCGGCCCGCGCCGTGCACGGCGACCGACTCGTAGGCGAGGGCGCGCTCGGCGTCGGGGGTGGCCAGCGCGGTGTCGAGCCGGCGCTGCTGCGCCGCGGTCGCGGTGCGCGGGAAGGAGGTCAGCGCGGCCAGCCGGCCCGACCTGATCTCCATGAACCGGCTGTAGTCGTCGCCGCGGAAGCGGCCGCCGGCCCGGACGGAGCCCAGCACGATGGCGCGCTCCTGCCCGAGGTACTCCTTGGCGGTGCCGAGGACCTGGAGCGACTGGTAGGCGTCGCGCAGCCGTGCGTCGTCGACGTCGCCGAGGCCGCGCCCGGCCTTGGCGAACTGGGCGATGGTGTTGGTGAAGTAGTCGAAGGTGGCCTTCACCTGCCCGGAGCCGTCGTCCGCGGCGGAGCGGATCCCGGCGAGTCCGCCGAGCCGCCCGAGCGCGTCGCGTGCCGCGCCGGCTCCCTCGCGCCGCGCGAGCGCGGTCTCCAGGGCGGTGCGGGCGGCGTCGGTGGCCTTGCGCTGGGCGGGGAGCTTGGCGGCGAACTGCTGGACGCCGCCGACGTACCCGGTGGTGAGGCCGCGCTCCTTCTGCAGCTCGTGGACGAGGCCCTGGAGGGTGACCTCCAGGCGTGCGTTGCCGGCGGTGGCGGACGCGCCGCGGTAGCCGGAGATCTGCTCGGCGGCGAAGACCCCGAGCAGGGCGAGGAGCACGGCGAGCGCGAGTCCGAGGATGCGCAGCAGCCGGGTCCGGATGGTCGTGCTTGTTCTGGGCCGGGGAAAAGCCCTCTTGAACTGAACGGTCGACAGGAGTTCCACGGAAGTGCCTTATGGAGAGGGCGAGTTGACGGGGCAGAAACGCTGCTTCTGCGCCCGCCCAACGACCCCTCTCAGGCTCCGGTCACCGGATCATGTGTTTGTTTTACGCCCCGGAAACAGCGTCTTCGCGGCCCCGCAGGTGGAACCGCGGCCCCGGTCCGGCGCCCACGTCTCCGTATACAGGGCCAGCGCCTCACTAACCGCAGTCACAGCACGAGCAGCATTCGCAGCACTCACAGGCCTCGCAGCACGAGCAGTCGGGACAGTCGCAGTCGCAGTTGCTGCAACAGCCCTCCCGCTTCTTGCGCGACCAGGGGCCCTCGAACTCGTCGGCGCAGCAGACCTTGCAGGTGCAGCAGAGCCCGATCGCCACGGCGCACCCGGCGAGGAGCCCGCGCTTGCCGGGCTTGGGCGGCTGGAACGACGGCCCGCCGCCGAAACCACCGGGCCCACCCGGCCCTCCGGGACCGCCCGGGTTGCCACCGCCGTACGGATTGCCGCCCCCGTACGGATTGTTGGACTCGTACGCGCCCGATCCCGTCGGCGCGTAGGGGCTGCCCGGGGCCCCGGTCGGCACCCAGCCGTCCTGCCCGTCCCGTCCCGCCGACGCGGTCCCGGTGTGCCCGCACGTCCCCGTCACCCCGAACACCCGGTCCACGGACCGCCCCACCTCGTGCGCGAGCAGCAGATGCGCCAGCTTGCCGTCCACGAAGTCGACCTCGCGCAGGGCGAGCCGGATCCCGTGCACGGCGTCGTCGGCGAGCCGGCGCGCCTCGGCGAGGCCGGTGCCGGTCGCGGCGAGCGGGTTCCACGCCTCGGACGCGGCGTCCTCGGCCAGGTCCTCCACGGCGTCGAGGAGGTGCGCGAGCCGCCCGAAGAGGCGGCCCGCTTCGGCCAGCGGCTCGGCGTTCCGCGGTCGCCCGGCGAGTCGCGCGGTGTGCGCGAACGCGGCGGCGGTCGCGGTCTCCGTCGGCTCGGTGACCGTGAGCAGGGCGGTGCCGGGCCCGGCCAGCGCCTCGATGCCGACCTGCCGTTCGACGGCGTCGAGCAGCACGGCGGTGTCGAAGCCGACGTCGGACCCGGTGCGGGTTCCGGCCCGGCCCCAGCTCGCCGCGACCCTGCGGGCGGCGAGGGCGACCGGTCTGCGGGCGAAGAGCCCGTCCCGGTCGTCGACGTGGTCGCGCACCTTCGCGGCGGCGAGCACCAGGGAGACGGCGGCCGCGAGCCGGGCCCCCTCGCCCTGGGCGACGGACGCGGTCCGCATCCCGCGCAGCGGGCAGGGCCCGGCCTGGCGCCGCCAGGCTCCGGCGGTGCCGGGCCGCTCGGCCTGAGCCTCCGTCAGAACCGAGATCAGCAAACCGTCATAGTTCGTGACGACCCGGGCGAACTGCCCGTGGTCGCCGCGCAGTGCCAGACAGAGGCCGCACAGGTGGGCCATCCACTGGGTCTTGAGGTGCTCTCCGAGCCGATGACTGCAGGGCCGGACAATTCCGAACAAGGCGACTCCCCCGTGCGCCGGATGACGAAGCGTCAACCAGGGCGGTCAACCTCGTCCGCATGACGCGCCGCCGCCCAAGTGACCGTGAACGACGGGCATCGTATCGAGCCTTCGTCCGCCTTCTCGTTCACCCGTACGCACCCCCGATCACCCAAACGCCGCGAAGAATCATATTTCACTCACCGTCAGCAGCTCGGGCCCGTACAGCCCTTGGGAACGCCGGGGCAACACCGTGTTGACTCTGCACCAGTACCGTCACGAAAACCCCGCGCGGCGACTATCCACTTGGCGCGGCATCCGCATCATGGATGAACATGGGGATGCAGGACATGCGGAACGCAGAGGAACCGCGGTGAGAGGAGGCGTCCATGGGATCGGTGCGCAAGGCGAGTGCCTGGCTTGGCCTCGTCGACGACAACGATGACGAGCGTTACTACGACGACGACTACGACGAGGGGCCCGAGCCCCCTGCGGGCGGCGCCGCCTGGGTCACCGACCCGCGCGTGAAGGTCGCCGAGGACAAGGCCGAGGAAGAGGGCCGGCGGATCGGCACCGTGACCCCGGACAGCTTCCGCGACGCACGCCGGATCGGGGAGATGTTCCGGGACGGGGTCCCGGTCATCATGAACCTCACGTCGATGGAGCCCGCCGACGCCAAGCGCGTCGTCGACTTCGCGGCCGGGCTCATCTTCGGTCTGCGCGGTTCGATCGACCGGGTCGCGACCCGGGTGTTCCTGCTGACCCCCGCGGACACGCAGATCGTGTCCGGCCGGGAGGCCAAGGTTCAGCAGGACGGTTTCTTCAACCAGAGCTGACCGTCGGGTGGGCGGTGCCGCAGCCCCGCCCACTCGATGGTCGGACGGCCTCAGACGACGGAAGACTCGGCGCGGGACGGCCTGCGCGGGGCGGCGACCCCGGACGCCGGGCCCTCCTCCTCGCACTCCATCCGGCGCGGCAGCCACAGGGCGGCGAGCGCGCCGAGGAACAGCAGCACCGCGCTGACGATCAGGGTGACGTGCAGCCCGTGCACGAAGGCGGTGCGCGCGGCGTCGCGCAGAGCGGCGCCCGCCCGGCCGCCCAGATCGCCGGCGATCTCGTACGCCTCCCCCAGCGAGTGTCCCGCGGCCCCGCTGGTCTTCCCGGAGACCCCGGAGACATGGTCGAGGCCGGGCGCGTACGCGGCGTTCATGACCGAGCCGAGCAGCGCGATGCCCATGCCGGCGCCCAGCTGGTAGGAGGTCTCGCCGATGGCGGCGGCGCCCCCCGCGTCATCGGCCGGCGCCTCGGTGAGCATCGACTCGTACGCCCCGAACAGCGTGCTCTGGAAACCGAAGCCCAGCAGTATGAAGCCGAAGCTGAGCAGCCACGGCCGGTCCTCCTGGCCCATCAGGCAGAGCAGCAGCACCGCGCAGGCCGTCAGCGCGAAACCGGACGCCACCATGCCGCGCGGCCCGAAGCGGCGCAGATTGGCGGAGCCGAGCACCCCCGCGGCCATCGCGGCGAAGGTGAGCGGCAGCATCCGCAGGCCGGTCTCCAGCGGGCTGAGCCCGAGCACCAGCTGGAGGTACTGGACGGCGATCAGCTCCAGGCCGACCAGCGCCAGCATGGCGATGACGATGCAGCCGACGGACGTCGAGAACGCGGCCCGCGCGAACAGCCGCATGTCGATCAGCGGGTGCTCGCGCCGCCGCTGGCGCCGTACGAACAGGATCAGGAGCGCCACTCCGGCCAGGAACGGCAGGACCGCCTCCGGGGCGAGCAGGTCCCGCTCGGTGCCCCACTGCTTGATGCCGTAGACGACACCGAGCACGCCGAGCGCCGCGAGCAGCGCCCCGGCCAGGTCCCACGGCCCGTCCGAGCGGCCCTTGGACTCGGGTACCAGGATCCGGCAGAGCGGCAGCATGACCGCCATCAGCGGGATGTTGATGAGGAAGACGGATCCCCACCAGTAGTGCTCGACGAGGAAGCCGCCGAGGACGGGTCCGGTGGCGGCGCCGATCGCGGCGACGGCGGTCCACACGCCGATGGCGACGGCCCGCTCGTGCCGGTCGGGGAAGACGTCCCGCAGGATCGACAGTGTCGCGGGCATGATCATCGCGCCGCCGATGCCGAGCAGGGCGCGGGCCGCGATGAGCACCTGGGCGGTGTCGGAGAAGACGGCGAGCGCCGAGGCCGCGCCGAACAGGGCGTACCCGAGCAGCAGGATCCGGCGCCGGCCGACTCTGTCGCCGAGCGTGCCGAAGAGGATCAGCAGCGAGGCGCAGACCAGCGGGTAGGCGTCGCCGATCCACAGCAGCTCGACCGAGGTGGGCTTCAGGTCCTCGGTGACCGAGGGCAGGGCGACGTAGAGGATGGTCGAGTCGAGCGCGACCAGGAGCAGGCTCGTGCACAGGACGACGAGGACGACCCAGCGATTGGTGCGGGCGCGCGTCGCGGCGAGCAGTCCGCGCAGCCGCCCGGTGGCCGTGCTCGTCCCGGACATGTGCGTACCTCCCAGTGGTCCTCGCGTTCGGCGGATCCGGGGGCTGGGGATGTCCCTCGGTCTCCGGTCGGGAGGAGTCGGCTCCCGGCCCCGCAGCGATCAGGCGAGTGAGCCGTCAGAGTACGCGAGTTCGGGCCGGTCAGAGGTGGCGGGGCTCTCACGGAACGGGCTCACGCGTGTGGTGTGCGCCACTCGCGCGGGACGGGTGGCGTCCGGAGCACGGGAGGCGACCGCCGATAATCGGGGCCGTGACGGACGATGATCGACAAGACCGGCCCGGGCCGCGACGGGCGGCCCCGGCCCTCCTCGGGTACGCGGCCGTGCGCGCCCTCGGTGTGCTCGTGCTGGCACTGTGGAGCGCCGCCGAGGGCAAGAGCTGGCTGACGCTGCTGACCGCCCGCTGGGACTCGCTCTGGTACACGCGGGTCGCCGAGCACGGCTACGGCTGGTCGGTGACGCTGCCCGACGGGAGCGTGCACTCCAACCTCGCGTTCTTCCCGCTGCTGCCGTGGCTGGAGCGGCTGGTGTCGGCGCTCACCCCGCTCTCGTACGGCACGGCGGGCATGGTGGTGAGCTGGCTCGCCTCGCTGGCGGCGGCGTGGGGGATCTACGCGGTCGGGGCCCGCGTCGCCGGCCACCGGGCCGGGGTCTGTCTCGCGGTGCTCTGGGGCGCGCTGCCCATCGGGATCGTGGCGTCGATGGCGTACAGCGAGGCCCTGTTCACGGCGCTCGCGGCGTGGGGACTGTACGCGGTCCTGCGGCGCCACTGGGTGACGGCCGGTCTGCTCGCCTCGCTGGCGGGGCTGACCCGGCCGATCGGCGCGGCGGTCGTGGCGGCGGTGTGGGTGGCGGCCGCGCTGTGGGTGCGGCGGGAGCGGCGGGTGCCGTGGCGACTCGTGGCCGGGGTGCTGCTCGCGCCGGTGGGCGCGGCCTCGTACGTGCTGTGGGTCGGGCACCGCACGGGCGGCGGGCTCTTCGGCTATCTCGACGTCCAGGGGCAGTGGGGCAACGGCTTCGACGGCGGTCTGGCGTTCGCCCGGTTCGTCGCCGACAAGTTCACCTCGCTGCCCGGCGCGCTCGCCGGGACCGGGCTGATCGTCGGGGTCGTGCTCGTCCTGTGGCTGTACGTGACCGGGGTGCGCCGGGGCCAGCCGGTACCGCTGCTCGTCTACACGGGGATCGTGCTCGCGCTTGCCCTGTGTTCCTCGGGGTACTTCGGTTCGAAGCCCCGGCTGATGCTGCCCGCGTTCCCGCTGCTGCTGCCGCCGGCGGTGGCCCTGGCCCGGTGGCACACCCGCCGACCTGCGGCGGCGTGGGTGCTGGGCGGGCTCGCGCTGATCTCGGCCGGGTACGGGGCGTTCTGGCTGAACGGCTCGGGGCCGCCGTGACCGGTCCCGTCCGCCCCTGACCGGACGGAGAATTCCGTGCCAGCACGCGGTGAACGCATTCAAAAGCGAACTAAAACCGGCCTGTTTAAACGATCACCGAATTCACGGGAACAGGGCTCTCCGGTAATCGGAATCCGGGGAATAAACTCCGGGCTGAGATCAATCCCACATCACATCGTCATCACAAAGCCCCTGTTTCGAGCCGGTCCGCCACTCACCCGCTGTAGCGTCGATTGGGTGCGTACCGAACCAAACCTGACCCGCCGGGTCGAGCGGGTCTTCGCCCGGCTCGACCGCGAGCCCGAACGGCCGGTGCATGTGGGGATGCCCCACATGAGCCGGCACCGCGTCGTGCTCTTCGGGCTGACCCTGTCCTTCTACCTCGCGATCGTGGTGGCCGTGCTGGCCACGTCGCGGCTGGTCGCGTTCGACTGGCAGGTCATGTTCTTCCGGCCCTACCAGCAGTGGCCGGAGATCCACGCGTTCCTCGACTACTGGGTCGTGCTCGGCCAGCGCGGCCCGACGGCCGTGATGGTGACGGCCTGGCTGGGCTGGCGCTCGTGGCGCCAGCACACCCTGCGCCCCCTGCTGATGTTCGGTACCGCCCTGCTGCTGCTCAATGCCACGGTGGGCGCCGCCAAGTACGGCATGGGCCGCGCGGGCCCGCACTACGCCACCATGATCGGCTCGAACGAGATGTGGCAGGGCGGCGACATATTCCCTTCGGGCCACACGGCGAACGCAGTGGTGACGTGGGGCATCCTCGCCTACCTCGCCTCCACCCCCCGGGCCCGCCGCTGGCTGTCCGCCGTCTCCGCGGTGATCTCCCTCAGCGTCGGCCTGACCACCGTCTACCTCGGTACGCACTGGCTGAGCGACGTCCTCCTGGGCTGGGCCGCCGGCCTGCTGATCCTGCTCGCGCTGCCCTGGCTGGAGCCGCCGGTCGCCAAGGTCGAGGCGCGCATCCTCGCGGTGCGCGACCGCCTGTGGGCCCGCCGCACCGACTCCGGGACGGCCGCCGAGCCGCTCCCGGCCCCCGCCCCCGCACGCACCCGCGAGCCGGTCGGGACGCCGAACCGCCCGGGGAGCCGCCCCTCGGCGCTCCTCCCCCAGGGCCCGCACACCCCGCGGGGCGAGCGCACCCCGGTCACCCCGGCGGGCAGCAGACGCCCCGCGAACACCCGGGGATCGACCCGGGCGGGCACAGCGGACCCGCAGCGGGCCTAGGGTCCCCGAGAGCAGCGGGGCCGGTACGCACAACCACCCCGCACGACGAAGGCCCCCGGAGCCGACCGGCTCCGGGGGCCTTCGCGTACGCGCGGCGCGTCGGGGGCGTCACCCCTTCCAGCAGCGCGTCACCGTGCCGTCCCTGACCTCGAAGTTCAGCCGGCCCGCGCGGTACTCCATGGTGACGATCGCGCCCGGCGGCAGCTGCCGGACGGTCGACCAGCCCCGGTCGTGGGCCTGCCGCTCGGCGTGCTCGGCATCGAGACCGACGTAGCCGTCGGGGGTGTCCTGTGCGTCCTGCGTGGGTGCCATGCCGCCACCGTAGGCCGTGTCCGCGGGTGGCGCCAGGCCCGCCCGAATGCCCCCGTCGGACTGTCCTACTGTCACGCTTCCGTCACAAGATCACGACGAATCGCGACGCCGAGTTTCCGTCTTTGTTCCTCACACGTTCGAGGGGTTCCTGACTTCTTACGCACTTCTTACGCGCCCTCGTCGCGCCCGGGGAAGCGCTCCCGGGACACGGAATTCCGGCGCCCCGCGC is a genomic window containing:
- a CDS encoding ATP/GTP-binding protein is translated as MSGRSERVAPLAVKIVVSGGLGVGKTTFIGAVSEIEPLDTEAAITQVSVGVDSLAGVEGKTTTTVALDFGRITLDPTIALYLFGTPGQDRFSFLWDDLVEGALGTVVLVDTRRIEDCFPALDYFEAHGAPFVLAVNRFEGSERFELGEIREALGVGDSVPVVECDARARASVRDVLGALMDQVIGVRVRGRRVAAASR
- a CDS encoding DUF742 domain-containing protein, whose amino-acid sequence is MSESREPGDSSEAFVRPFIITGGRVRPAQADLRLETLVVAVDVDAPDGGAPLAFEHRRIVTLCQEPTTVAHVAEAIGVPLGVAKVLIADLVVGGRLSCSHTAELPLHTLERIRDHVRAL
- a CDS encoding roadblock/LC7 domain-containing protein; its protein translation is MTTVDTRGDSQTFNWLLANFVRNTDGVRDAVAVSSDGLLIAVSEGLGRTEADHLAAIVSGLSSLARSASKRYSFDGVKLIMIEMGRGFLLVSAIRDGSCLGVLADSSGELGLVGYEMAVLAERAGDLLTPTLIADLRETLPR
- a CDS encoding nitrate- and nitrite sensing domain-containing protein; this encodes MELLSTVQFKRAFPRPRTSTTIRTRLLRILGLALAVLLALLGVFAAEQISGYRGASATAGNARLEVTLQGLVHELQKERGLTTGYVGGVQQFAAKLPAQRKATDAARTALETALARREGAGAARDALGRLGGLAGIRSAADDGSGQVKATFDYFTNTIAQFAKAGRGLGDVDDARLRDAYQSLQVLGTAKEYLGQERAIVLGSVRAGGRFRGDDYSRFMEIRSGRLAALTSFPRTATAAQQRRLDTALATPDAERALAYESVAVHGAGRLAAADVPPMAWWDTMTSTINGLRDVQISIGSDVEARAAQLESSAQRDLLLFVLLALAVIGALAALARDCVRSVSAPLSGLAQEAREVAGVRLPRAVADVQSAAGGEAPAPPAPLGLDARAGAEVREVADAFDRVQRAAFDLATEQAVLRRNATESLVSLGRRNQNLVRRQIGFINKLEHEDADPDTLANLFELDHLATRMRRNAESLLVLAGESSPRTWATPLSVNDVLRASLSEVEEYRRVTLRRVEPAQVSGSVVAELAHLIAELVENALSFSPPDSDVEIEGRRTSAGYLIAIVDHGLGMDTQALAEANVRLSGTASFMAEPTRFLGHFVVGALARKCGIEVRLGEAPAAGVVARVLIPSTLLTEAEPTAAGPAAPQGETPRERAVKAAAARPVTAGRTGGGEAVLPAPRREQTVAAAAAPRSASSASRTRNGLVKRPQRSAIAKAVTEADAPARPAPEGPAVERSPEDVSGMLSGLRSAHMRGSISVERERAARETAPEGTEQNTGEGQGDK
- a CDS encoding DUF5685 family protein, which codes for MFGIVRPCSHRLGEHLKTQWMAHLCGLCLALRGDHGQFARVVTNYDGLLISVLTEAQAERPGTAGAWRRQAGPCPLRGMRTASVAQGEGARLAAAVSLVLAAAKVRDHVDDRDGLFARRPVALAARRVAASWGRAGTRTGSDVGFDTAVLLDAVERQVGIEALAGPGTALLTVTEPTETATAAAFAHTARLAGRPRNAEPLAEAGRLFGRLAHLLDAVEDLAEDAASEAWNPLAATGTGLAEARRLADDAVHGIRLALREVDFVDGKLAHLLLAHEVGRSVDRVFGVTGTCGHTGTASAGRDGQDGWVPTGAPGSPYAPTGSGAYESNNPYGGGNPYGGGNPGGPGGPGGPGGFGGGPSFQPPKPGKRGLLAGCAVAIGLCCTCKVCCADEFEGPWSRKKREGCCSNCDCDCPDCSCCEACECCECCSCCDCG
- a CDS encoding cell division protein SepF encodes the protein MGSVRKASAWLGLVDDNDDERYYDDDYDEGPEPPAGGAAWVTDPRVKVAEDKAEEEGRRIGTVTPDSFRDARRIGEMFRDGVPVIMNLTSMEPADAKRVVDFAAGLIFGLRGSIDRVATRVFLLTPADTQIVSGREAKVQQDGFFNQS
- a CDS encoding MFS transporter; its protein translation is MSGTSTATGRLRGLLAATRARTNRWVVLVVLCTSLLLVALDSTILYVALPSVTEDLKPTSVELLWIGDAYPLVCASLLILFGTLGDRVGRRRILLLGYALFGAASALAVFSDTAQVLIAARALLGIGGAMIMPATLSILRDVFPDRHERAVAIGVWTAVAAIGAATGPVLGGFLVEHYWWGSVFLINIPLMAVMLPLCRILVPESKGRSDGPWDLAGALLAALGVLGVVYGIKQWGTERDLLAPEAVLPFLAGVALLILFVRRQRRREHPLIDMRLFARAAFSTSVGCIVIAMLALVGLELIAVQYLQLVLGLSPLETGLRMLPLTFAAMAAGVLGSANLRRFGPRGMVASGFALTACAVLLLCLMGQEDRPWLLSFGFILLGFGFQSTLFGAYESMLTEAPADDAGGAAAIGETSYQLGAGMGIALLGSVMNAAYAPGLDHVSGVSGKTSGAAGHSLGEAYEIAGDLGGRAGAALRDAARTAFVHGLHVTLIVSAVLLFLGALAALWLPRRMECEEEGPASGVAAPRRPSRAESSVV
- a CDS encoding phosphatase PAP2 family protein, with protein sequence MRTEPNLTRRVERVFARLDREPERPVHVGMPHMSRHRVVLFGLTLSFYLAIVVAVLATSRLVAFDWQVMFFRPYQQWPEIHAFLDYWVVLGQRGPTAVMVTAWLGWRSWRQHTLRPLLMFGTALLLLNATVGAAKYGMGRAGPHYATMIGSNEMWQGGDIFPSGHTANAVVTWGILAYLASTPRARRWLSAVSAVISLSVGLTTVYLGTHWLSDVLLGWAAGLLILLALPWLEPPVAKVEARILAVRDRLWARRTDSGTAAEPLPAPAPARTREPVGTPNRPGSRPSALLPQGPHTPRGERTPVTPAGSRRPANTRGSTRAGTADPQRA
- a CDS encoding I78 family peptidase inhibitor: MAPTQDAQDTPDGYVGLDAEHAERQAHDRGWSTVRQLPPGAIVTMEYRAGRLNFEVRDGTVTRCWKG